A stretch of the Polyangiaceae bacterium genome encodes the following:
- a CDS encoding KH domain-containing protein gives MSEANDDVELDDGWEVDDDEGPARADENGESDDDGDDRRPARRRRKRRRKGDDDYVPQGDERALQALDFVRDVVDKMQMDCRVRLRRPKDEDSELEINLEISGPDSGRIIGKKGQVLGALQFLTNRVINRPGLEKRHILVDAEGYRSRRDNSLATMARRLGKQAVTEGKIITFEPMNPRDRRVVHLALAKFEGVITKSDGEGDDRRVQIIPVRR, from the coding sequence ATGAGCGAAGCGAATGACGATGTCGAACTCGACGACGGGTGGGAAGTCGACGACGACGAAGGACCGGCGCGGGCCGACGAGAACGGTGAGTCCGATGACGACGGGGATGACCGCCGCCCGGCGCGACGCCGTCGCAAGCGCCGTCGCAAGGGTGATGACGACTACGTTCCCCAGGGAGACGAGCGCGCCCTACAGGCCCTCGATTTCGTGAGGGACGTCGTGGACAAGATGCAGATGGACTGCCGGGTTCGCCTGCGTCGCCCGAAGGACGAAGACTCCGAGCTCGAGATCAACCTCGAGATCAGCGGCCCCGACTCCGGGCGCATCATCGGCAAGAAGGGCCAGGTGCTCGGCGCACTGCAGTTCCTGACCAACCGCGTGATCAATCGTCCCGGCCTCGAGAAGCGTCACATCCTGGTGGACGCCGAAGGCTACCGCAGCCGCCGTGACAACAGCCTCGCCACGATGGCGCGTCGCCTCGGCAAGCAGGCGGTGACCGAAGGCAAGATCATCACGTTCGAGCCGATGAACCCCCGCGACCGCCGCGTGGTGCACCTCGCGCTCGCGAAGTTCGAAGGCGTGATCACCAAGAGCGACGGCGAAGGCGACGATCGCCGGGTACAGATCATCCCCGTACGTCGTTAG
- a CDS encoding efflux RND transporter permease subunit: MLDRIIDLSLRYRPIVLLATALLILSGIASFMRLPFDAFPDTTPVQVQINTTAPALSPLEVERQITFEVEQAIAGMPGLRNVRSVSKFGLSQVTATFDDDTGIYLARQLLSERLQGVELPVGVVRPSLGPLSTGLGEVFQYVLRSDTLSAEELRTLHHWVIRPQLLRVPGVAEINTWGGYERQYHVVIEPSRLTKFGLTLDDLARALREGNRNVGGGAFDSAGEAYLVQGQGVVGGVRDIARMVVASSNGVPIHVEDVADVRVGHAIRRGAATADGRGEVVLGLGFMLMGENSHELTQRLQQRLEVAKGSLPPGAELVPMYERSDLVDKVLHTVRNNLLEGALLVIAVLFIFLGNVRAGLIVALAIPLSVLFAFNAMLRFGIAGSLMSLGAIDFGLVVDSSVIVVENAARRLSEAPSDKDVREAVKEATSEVRRPTLFGELIIAAVYLPVLTLEGVEGKLFRPMALTVIFALVGSMILSMTLTPVLASYALRAGHRERETRLVRWLKRGYAGLLERALRWPLAVLTAALLIAAGAVYPGAHLGSEFVPRLREQSVVINTIRVAGVSLEESVRYGTRIERLLKQEFPGEIEHVWTRTGTAEVATDPMGLELSDVFITLTPREQWQRASNQDELMAEMAKTLEGLPGMKSVFTQPIEMRVNEMTAGIRADVGIKLYGDDFEQLKASAEEIRAAVEAVPNAADVTVEQLTGQPMLVVAVDREAAGRYGVPTADILEVVESLGRRKLGEVIEGQRRFDLVLRLSEPDSEAVQGIRDLLIRTESGAQVRLGTVAKVDVVEGPSTVQREWGRRRIVVQANVRGRDLGSFVEDVRSALDEKVTLPPGYTMDLGGQFEHLQRAERRLMLVVPLTLLVIFGLLYLTYGRALDAARVFLGVPFGVVGGVMALWLRGMPFSISAWVGFIALSGVAVLGDMVLVSRVRQLRKAGVPRREAILQAATTRLRPVLITAAVAAVGFVPMALSDGVGAEVQRPLATVVIGGMVTATFATLIVLPVLYSLGRKNGDPGPASQ; this comes from the coding sequence ATGCTCGACCGCATCATCGATTTGTCGCTGCGCTATCGGCCCATTGTGCTGCTCGCGACCGCGCTGTTGATCCTGTCTGGGATCGCGAGCTTCATGCGTTTGCCGTTTGACGCGTTTCCTGACACGACGCCGGTGCAGGTTCAGATCAACACTACCGCGCCGGCGCTCTCGCCACTTGAAGTGGAGCGACAGATCACGTTCGAGGTCGAGCAAGCCATCGCGGGTATGCCCGGCCTTCGCAACGTGCGTTCGGTCTCGAAGTTCGGTCTCTCCCAGGTCACAGCCACATTCGATGACGACACCGGCATCTACTTGGCGCGTCAGCTGCTGAGCGAGCGCTTGCAAGGTGTGGAGCTGCCGGTCGGCGTCGTCCGCCCGTCGCTGGGACCCTTGTCGACGGGGCTTGGCGAGGTCTTTCAGTATGTGCTGCGAAGCGACACGCTCTCCGCCGAGGAGCTCCGGACGCTGCACCACTGGGTGATTCGCCCGCAGCTGTTGCGGGTACCGGGCGTCGCCGAGATCAACACCTGGGGCGGCTATGAGCGCCAGTATCACGTGGTGATCGAGCCTTCGCGGCTCACGAAGTTCGGTCTGACTCTGGATGATCTCGCGCGTGCCCTGCGGGAGGGAAACCGGAACGTTGGTGGTGGGGCCTTCGACAGCGCTGGCGAAGCCTACCTGGTGCAGGGACAAGGTGTCGTTGGCGGCGTCCGAGACATAGCGCGCATGGTCGTGGCGAGCTCGAACGGAGTTCCGATACACGTGGAGGACGTCGCCGACGTGCGCGTTGGGCACGCGATCCGTCGGGGCGCTGCGACGGCGGATGGCCGTGGGGAGGTCGTGCTGGGCCTTGGGTTCATGCTCATGGGAGAAAACAGCCATGAGCTGACCCAGCGATTGCAGCAACGCCTTGAGGTCGCGAAGGGATCTCTGCCCCCTGGAGCCGAGCTGGTGCCGATGTACGAGCGCAGCGACCTAGTCGACAAGGTGTTGCATACCGTGCGGAACAACCTGCTCGAGGGAGCGCTGCTAGTGATCGCCGTGCTCTTCATCTTCCTTGGCAACGTGCGCGCGGGCTTGATAGTGGCGCTGGCGATCCCGCTATCCGTGCTCTTTGCCTTCAACGCGATGCTGCGCTTCGGGATCGCCGGTAGCCTGATGAGTCTCGGGGCCATCGACTTCGGTCTGGTCGTTGATAGCTCCGTCATTGTCGTGGAGAACGCGGCGCGCCGGCTTTCGGAAGCGCCAAGCGACAAGGACGTCCGCGAAGCCGTCAAGGAGGCGACCTCGGAAGTGCGTCGTCCGACCCTGTTTGGGGAGTTGATCATCGCGGCGGTGTATCTGCCGGTGCTCACGCTCGAAGGAGTCGAGGGGAAGCTGTTCCGCCCCATGGCGCTGACCGTGATCTTCGCGCTCGTCGGGTCGATGATCCTCTCGATGACCCTCACGCCGGTGCTCGCGAGCTACGCGCTCCGGGCGGGACATCGAGAGCGCGAGACCCGCCTGGTGCGCTGGCTCAAGCGCGGCTATGCGGGACTGCTCGAGCGAGCGCTGCGCTGGCCGTTGGCGGTGCTGACAGCAGCGCTGCTGATCGCCGCGGGCGCCGTCTATCCAGGCGCACATTTGGGCTCTGAGTTCGTGCCTCGACTGCGGGAGCAGAGTGTAGTGATCAACACCATCCGCGTCGCCGGTGTCTCCTTGGAAGAGTCCGTCCGCTACGGGACTCGGATAGAACGCCTCTTGAAGCAAGAATTCCCTGGGGAAATCGAGCATGTGTGGACTCGAACAGGCACCGCGGAAGTCGCGACGGACCCAATGGGGCTCGAGCTATCTGACGTGTTCATCACCCTCACCCCCAGGGAGCAATGGCAACGGGCTTCTAACCAGGATGAGCTGATGGCCGAGATGGCGAAGACCCTCGAGGGGCTTCCGGGAATGAAGAGCGTGTTCACTCAGCCGATTGAAATGCGCGTGAACGAGATGACGGCTGGGATCCGCGCGGACGTCGGGATCAAACTTTACGGAGACGACTTCGAGCAACTCAAGGCTAGCGCCGAGGAGATCCGCGCGGCAGTTGAGGCAGTTCCAAACGCTGCAGACGTCACCGTGGAGCAACTCACCGGGCAACCGATGTTGGTGGTCGCCGTGGATCGCGAGGCGGCTGGGCGCTACGGGGTTCCCACTGCCGATATCCTCGAAGTCGTGGAGTCCCTGGGACGGCGCAAGCTGGGCGAGGTCATCGAAGGGCAGCGACGCTTCGACCTCGTTCTACGGTTGAGCGAGCCGGACTCCGAGGCTGTACAGGGGATCCGAGATCTACTGATTCGCACGGAGTCAGGCGCACAGGTGCGACTGGGTACCGTGGCCAAAGTGGATGTGGTCGAAGGGCCGTCTACGGTGCAACGGGAATGGGGGCGTCGTCGGATCGTGGTGCAGGCGAACGTACGTGGACGGGACTTGGGGAGCTTCGTCGAGGATGTGCGTAGCGCACTCGATGAGAAGGTCACCCTGCCACCGGGGTACACCATGGACCTCGGTGGTCAGTTCGAGCACCTCCAGCGGGCCGAGCGTCGCTTGATGCTCGTCGTGCCGCTGACCCTGCTCGTGATTTTTGGCTTGCTGTACCTCACCTACGGTCGTGCGTTGGATGCGGCACGAGTCTTCCTCGGAGTCCCGTTCGGGGTCGTCGGCGGAGTCATGGCCTTGTGGCTTCGCGGGATGCCGTTTTCTATTTCCGCGTGGGTAGGCTTTATCGCGCTCTCTGGAGTCGCCGTGCTCGGCGATATGGTCTTGGTGTCCCGAGTTCGTCAGCTGAGGAAAGCAGGGGTACCGCGGCGTGAAGCGATCCTTCAAGCTGCCACGACGCGATTGCGTCCGGTCCTCATAACGGCAGCCGTGGCGGCCGTTGGCTTCGTTCCTATGGCGTTGAGCGACGGGGTGGGGGCGGAGGTTCAGCGCCCGCTCGCCACGGTAGTGATCGGTGGCATGGTCACGGCGACCTTCGCGACGCTCATCGTGCTTCCGGTGCTCTATAGTCTTGGCCGGAAGAACGGCGACCCCGGTCCTGCGAGCCAATGA
- a CDS encoding MBL fold metallo-hydrolase produces MGLFDERATKPARNLGDILRWRFLDPLTGRGIREPEAWDAELSPFDRDGVPDDASFSMPRRENDGSCLTETAPSLTWVGHATFALRLGGLVTVFDPIWRRGFGPRRRLSEPGLPLAKVAAATDVVLVSHNHFDHLDMGSLEAFGGSPLYVVPLGNAETLAKLGANVVELDWWQSHEHQGVRYTLVPARHWSMRMPWTRNQALWGGFVVETNQGVAYHSGDTAYFEGFSQIAQRCPAVDWAMLPIGAYDPRWFMRPQHMCPEEAGQAFLDLEAKHLVAMHWGTFKLTDEKLAEPPLRLSHWAKARGVADGSVWIMDVGETRLL; encoded by the coding sequence GTGGGACTATTCGACGAGCGCGCGACCAAACCGGCCCGCAACCTCGGAGACATCCTGCGCTGGCGTTTTCTCGACCCACTAACGGGGCGAGGTATCAGGGAGCCGGAAGCCTGGGACGCAGAGCTGTCCCCCTTCGACCGCGACGGCGTGCCAGACGACGCGAGCTTCAGCATGCCGCGTCGCGAGAACGACGGCAGCTGCCTCACGGAAACGGCCCCAAGCCTCACCTGGGTCGGGCACGCCACGTTTGCCTTGCGCCTGGGCGGCTTGGTCACCGTCTTTGACCCGATCTGGCGGCGCGGCTTCGGTCCCAGGCGGCGCCTCTCGGAGCCTGGCTTGCCGCTAGCCAAGGTGGCCGCCGCGACGGACGTCGTGCTGGTGAGCCATAACCACTTCGACCACCTGGATATGGGCAGCCTCGAAGCATTCGGAGGGAGCCCGCTCTACGTGGTTCCGCTCGGCAACGCAGAGACGCTGGCCAAGCTGGGTGCGAACGTGGTCGAGCTGGACTGGTGGCAAAGCCACGAGCATCAGGGGGTGAGGTACACCTTGGTGCCCGCGCGCCATTGGTCCATGCGCATGCCCTGGACGCGCAACCAAGCCCTGTGGGGCGGCTTCGTCGTCGAGACCAACCAGGGCGTCGCCTACCATAGCGGCGACACAGCGTACTTCGAAGGCTTCAGCCAGATCGCCCAGCGCTGTCCTGCAGTTGACTGGGCGATGCTGCCCATCGGCGCCTACGATCCGCGTTGGTTCATGCGCCCCCAACACATGTGCCCAGAGGAGGCGGGGCAAGCTTTCCTGGACCTCGAGGCGAAGCACCTGGTCGCCATGCACTGGGGCACCTTCAAGCTCACCGACGAAAAGCTCGCGGAGCCTCCGCTCAGGCTCAGTCACTGGGCCAAGGCGCGAGGCGTAGCGGATGGTTCCGTATGGATCATGGACGTCGGTGAGACACGCTTGCTGTAG